A portion of the Cololabis saira isolate AMF1-May2022 chromosome 17, fColSai1.1, whole genome shotgun sequence genome contains these proteins:
- the cxcl12a gene encoding chemokine (C-X-C motif) ligand 12a (stromal cell-derived factor 1), which produces MDVKLLTVVAALTVMMYAPPSQAKPISLVERCYCHTTIDSIPRSMIRELRFIHTPNCPFQVIAKLKTKKVVCINPEIQWLQQYLKNAMNKMKKSKQTN; this is translated from the exons ATGGATGTGAAGCTGCTGACAGTCGTGGCTGCGCTCACGGTGATGATGTATGCGCCTCCATCTCAAG CAAAGCCTATCAGTCTGGTTGAGCGTTGCTACTGTCATACAACTATCGACAGCATCCCACGTAGTATGATTCGGGAGCTCCGATTCATCCACACCCCTAACTGCCCCTTCCAAGTGAT TGCCAAGCTGAAGACAAAAAAAGTGGTGTGCATCAACCCAGAGATCCAGTGGCTGCAGCAGTACCTGAAGAACGCTATGAACAA GATGAAAAAATCCAAACAGACCAACTGA